Proteins found in one Deltaproteobacteria bacterium genomic segment:
- a CDS encoding amino acid ABC transporter ATP-binding protein: MSVQNEPVLRAVDICKSLGGKTILRSVSVELNKG, from the coding sequence ATGAGCGTACAGAACGAGCCTGTGCTTCGGGCCGTGGACATCTGCAAGAGCCTGGGCGGCAAGACCATTTTGCGATCGGTGAGTGTGGAGCTGAACAAGGGGGA